ATAAATGTTGATAGATTGATGAAtcatatttaaagaaaaaaccaaaaaaataaagtagatTATTACTTGGAAGAAATAAAGCTCATTTGAAACTATCACTATAAATAAtagagttaattacacttataatTTCGTTGAAAATGTTGAATTACACTTTCTCTCAAGAAAGTTCTAAAATTAGACTTATACcctctttgaaaattttcgaTTTAGACCCGACCATCTTCTGTTAGGTTTGGACAGAAAATGCTaacataagcaaaaaaaatataagttttgaattttatccctcatttaatattgttgtgtatatttttgtacttacaAAGGGATAAATATAGCATACGTATATGTCgagtgaggttaacatcattatatttttttttccttcaaaagtACAAAactattatatgaaaatattaaatgaggggtaaaatttgaaatttatattgttttagtGTTGccatttttcgtccaaatacTAACAAAAGGGGTTCAAGTGCACACAATGAATTTTCAGATcagggtgtaagtgtaatttcaaaatttatttgaggaaaagtgtaattttatattttttgaagggttcaagtataattaaccgtaaataatataacacaAAGGGTCCTTAAATTTACTTGGATTATTtcgataaaatttatatgcagcacaagaaaaagataaattatatataaaacttaCCGAATTGGAATCAAAATTTAGGCCAATGCCATCTTCAAAACTTCCATGAGCTGAGTGAGGAGCCATGTACACCACTCGAAGCTTACACTCTTCTATTGTATTGTTACATTCCTTGTTAAACTGTATGTATCCACCAATTTTAACAAAGAAACACATAACTAATTTTAGTGTCCTATTAGTACAATAAAGTTATTCATAGTAAAGATCGACCCATGAACTCATGTTCGGGAAATTCTAATCCGAACCCAGTTCTGCCGAGTTTGACCCAATCGTATggcaagtgcaatacacttgtcgtatgattgatgtacagttctaaaaaaatgattaatcacatagcaagtgtgatacacttaCTCTATGATTAGTTTGATTCGACTAAATCTAAAAAGTTCTTACAGTGTCTTGTTGAAGCTCGTCGACTGTAGTATTTGGAGGTACAATTGTACTTTGCAACAGAAACTTATCTTTACATTGCATATTAGGAGGGTACTCCCGTTGAGCTTGAAGGGTTACTAAATATACATGAGAAGCAAAGATTACAATCGAAAGAGATTCAAGAGCTCTCACATCaatgataaaagaaaacctATGAATTAGAAATAAGACAATGTAAATATGGGGCTGTCGTAAGGTTTGTCTTAATCACAgatattttctcattgtttaaaaaaaatataaatacccctctaaaattaaaaataccctAACAAAACGCGTCTACACAATAGTTACGGGACTATAGTACATGCACAACAAGAGACGTCAAaacttgaattttgaaatatttcgtTCTATAAACTAATGTTTTAAatgtttctttaaaaatatctcatttgaatttgaggtTGATATAGGTGAAGCTGGAATctttggaaaaaatgcaatttacccctctgtgatatgaaataaacaaaaatcctttgttgagaaaaagaaaagagcaaattatcccctgtattttagaaaacaaaGGTACAGgtaagggtaatttgcttccaAAACagaagggataatttgctaattcttttttctcagagagttttttattttattttatatacaacAGGGAATAAATTGCCTTCAACCCTGAAATCTTTACTTCTGAAATATAATCTTATCGTGCgatgaaaatcaaaatatgagttattttaaaaatgaagaaagcaATTAGATATGAAACAAGTTTTAGCAActctattatttattgaaacatAAAATGGTAAAGAGAAGTACCTCTTATGACACAAGAACCCCATGGATGCAGGACACCAGTGTTTGGTCTCACAAAATACTTCTTAGGAGAGGTTGTTTTCACCTAATAAATTCAACACAAAACCAAATGATAAGAAACAAAGTTGCATAaatcattttcagtttttcaaatagtaattaaagtaagaatacattatttatacatattttcgttggaattatattgatttaacatcacaattcaatataaaacacaatttCATTAACGAATCCGAACCTATTCTCATTGCAAAcgaaaatcattacaaaattgaaaatgcacattttttcactacaaaaaaataaattttcgctACACCATAAATGACCACggattaaatttttaccatgatTAAGCAACATTCACTATGGTCTTTAGCCATAGACAAAACAAAACCATGGCTAATTAATGTTTTGGCCACACTTGCAAAAAACAACGGCTAATGATCATTGCAAAGCCGTGGTTGATTTGCATTTgccataattttcttcttttggctataataaaattccgtaaccaaaaatcatattttttctagcgTTCACTGAAGgctgaaaagacaaaaaaactaCTTGGCATGTGGTACCTTGAAAGCAACATGATTCTCTGTGTTGCTTGTAATTTTGAGATCACAATAACTTTGTTTCTCCAGCTCAactaacaaaagaaataatggTATCAAAGACAGTATTATTATGGTTACTCACATATACAAAGTTTCATTTTGATATCCAAACCAAAGAAGATATTTAAACTAGCAATAACATATAAAACATTCGTGTTTAACGGAATTTACtccctgtgatattgtaaataggCAAATCATTAcctccctataaaaaaataaataaataaataagtagcaatttacctctttgtatgttttaaaaagaagcaatttaccttcctagaTAGGGAGGTAgactgcttcatttttaaaagatatagggaggtaaatttgctacattttgaaaaatataggaacgtaaattgctttttttttttttttttcagaggGTGACAacttgctcatttacaatatcacaatgagattgcttgcattttttcttgaaacatTCTAATACAAAGTAGTCGCATAAATGCCAGTAATGTTTTTAAAGCAGtgaacttatttgtttgaatttaagaAACCTTCTTTAGGATCTTACCTTTCCCATGAAGAATCAAGTTCTGTACAtgaattgaataatataattaaacacaaGACATGTACAATTAATCTTAAGTAAGTcatcaaatgaaatattttcattcatatttaggaaatatctaaattattcctctattaattatagaattttacCAAACTCGGGCTTCTAACTTCACAAATCTCATAtgcaaataatttaacaaCTTCGCATGccaatacaaaaagaaaaataaaatatttgcgAAAGAACAGTACGGGcgcacgcacacgcacacgaaCGCAAAACTAGAGAGAGAAGCAGATACATTGGAATTTTAGGTCCTCCGGCTGTACAGAGATCAAGTGGTTAGCGGCAACAGTCATGGTAGTAGCAACCACACCAAATCGCAGCTCAATATGAATAGagcaaaatgaaattttaaattccaaCTACGAGTAAAATTCGAAGCGATAACATGTCACCATGGACGTTAGAAAATAcagatagaaaaatattaaaagataataagaGAGAGTAAGGAAGGGAagggggggagagagagaagacaGGCACAGAGAAAGCGAGAATTAAGAGCTCCACGAAAAACGAGGATCGGACAGTGAAcgacttataaaaaaaaaaaaaaagaaagaaattagagTATTCTTTACATGGTTAAAAACGAACCCTTCATCCTCAAAATTTGCGCAACTTCTCCAAATGgtggaatttaattaattatgaaagtctttttttgtatgttcttactattttatttttattttcacaaactccttcttttatttcattgaaACTTTTAAGCTAGAAAAAATGTGAGATTTAGactttcttatatttatatttattacatttttgggAAACAATGTCAATTGTTGAAAAGGTAAGCGTTGGAGTAAGAAATTTCTTACTAGCATTGAACATATGTTTAGGACAAAGCAATCTTATACACTTTAACATGGTGTAAAGGATTGGAGACCAAGTTTCTTGGAAAAAGTTTTGTTTTCGGCTATaactcaataaatatatattgggagaattacactctcttcctgaaatttaatttaattacacatagaccccttattattaaaaaataatatttaatgttcctgatatttgttttcatctaacaaataagtcctttcgttagtcaaaatttactgaaaacACAGGGGTCTATGTTTAGTtacaaaactatatatatacattatgttATAGCCGAAAATCACAGAGGGtctctacgtgtaattacacaaaatctcaGTAAGGAGTGTAGTTATCCCATATATATTAGAACCATGAACTAATCTTTGTAGCaaagggtttaatgcaatttaatcCCGCAAATAAGCAATTGTAACTGtgagttttttaatatttataaattaggtgaattttgactaacgaaaaaactaatttacgAGTGCCTACTCAATAGcctattcttttttcctaataGAATTTTTATCGGTAATCCACATCAAGTGGAATAGGGGGAAATCTCATCTTAGGACGAGACCTCGGAACATTGCTACTCTTTATGGGGCAAATTTGCCGACCATCTTTTTCTGAGCCCACCAAGCCATGCTCTTTCTTTCTCCGCCTACTGAAAGGTTCTCAATTGATTCTGGTTGTCCTACTTAATAACGAATTTagtaacaattaaaaaatctccTTGTTAATCgatatatttaatacaaaaaatttacttaataacaaatttaacaaCTAAAATTCACTTGTTAATGAATTTCACAATGAATTCTtgaaagtatatattaatacagATTAACAACGAAAGttttacttgttaattagCTCGACGCTGATTTTACCATTAATTTTTGGGTTGATTACACTTAAATCCCCTATGAGaattcaaaattacacttCTCCCTaaagaagttttaaaattacacttacattccatttgaaatttttttatttatacctGACTCCCTTCACTTaggatttggatgaaaaatattgatgaaataaaaaatacataaattttcatttaacattctcatatatatatttttacttataaaaggataaatataatatatatatatatatatatatatggagtgaggttaataaatttcactttttcctttcataagtacaaatttattacataaaaacgTTAAAtgagagataaaattaaaaaattatgcaattttttttactgacTGCGATATTTTTCGTTTAAATCCTAACAAACGAAAGTTAGGtgtaaatagtaaattttttaaagatataagtgtaatttcaaatttttttgagtgaaaatataatgtcatattttttaaagaaaatttaaatataatcaattcttaaattttttcataactaTTGAGTCATTTCTTGTGGCGTAGGCCCATCTGACCTGCCATTCATTGGTAGTGGTAGAGACTAGAGTTACTTTGATTAAAGTTGTTCCAATAACTAATTCATTACattaaaatgttcaaaatacatttttatagaAACATGTTGATAGTCTGTTACTAACACactcttctttctttaatatcataaattataatttctttataattaaatttaagggTAAACTctcttcaaatttattataactataaatacctttttattatttgaaaaattacaaatatacccctcgttgaaattacaaatatcgtAACAAATTAATACACAGCTCACTGTAGGGAGTAGTTGTTGGATAGTTTGTAATTTTcgaaagataattataattttcaaaggaacgaaagagtatttataattaaaacaaacctTAGAGACCCCTTAATCGTAAACTTCAAGAAATTGACCAAAGTAGTCCTTAAAACCCTTGCTGTGAAAAACCGGCCAATATCTCATTAAACTTTCACAATGAATACATGTGAATTTAAGAGGTAGAGCTTCCTCTTTGGACAATGGGGCCGATATCACCCTGGATCTGGGCGACAACACTTGCCCAGATCATGGGCAACCGCTCTCAAATTTGAGTTGCCGCCCCTTTCAGAAGAGGGCAACAGCGAGATAGCTGTTGAAGTTAGTAACCAGCAGCAACATGAATCGCAACAGCAGCAACTGAAGTCTGAGCACTTGATGAAGGAACAACAGGCTGAAGAAGGCGTTGGAATTCTAGATATATGGTGAGTCGTGTGACAGAAACACGTTTTTTTGTATTGCTATTGTACTGATGATTAGTTGCTTATGTGGAGTGCTACGTCACTTATTCGTGTTCCTATTGGGCCAAGTCGTTATTATTTCTGTTAGTTGGTTATCAGGTAGTTAACTGATGTGtcatatatatcttgtatCAGTCTTCGTCTTTTTCCTTGTAACACAGATTCTACAGAATTTTGTCCATAGAAAATGGAGAACTCATTTTTCTCCCAATTGCTACCTCTTTCATTTGTcgatttgattttgtattcCAACATGGTATCAGAACCTTCTATATGAAGGTCTCTGGGATATTTTGAATTGAGCTTGCAGAAAACATGGCAGAATCAAGCTCAAACAGAGCTGCGGCAGAGCAGTTGGAACGAGAAGCACTTTACATTCATCCCTCGGAGAATTCCAGCCTGACACTGGCTACCTCTCCCCTGGATAGCACGAATTTTCTACCGTGGAGTCGTTCCATCTATGTTGCCTTAGGTACGAAAATGAAACTACGCTTTATTGATGGTTCATTTCCAAGCCCTGAGATAGGATCAACATCATTCAAACAGTGGCGTCGTGTTGATCATTTGGTTACTTCCTGGATATGGAATTCCATATCTAGAGAAATTGTTGAATCCTTTATGTTTGTCAATTCATCTCGAGAACTTTGGTTGGAGATACAGAGTCGATATGGCAGAAGCAATGGACCGATGATCTATCGGATTCAACACGAGATCTCTTCTGTCTCTTACTGCTTATGTGACAAAATTGAAGACATCTTGGAATCAATTGTTAAGTTTGGCACCCAACCCAAAGTGTACATGTGGTTGCTGCACCTGTGGAGTGAATAAGGTGATTGAAGAACGGAATGAGCATGTGCAATTGATGCAGTTCCTTATGGGACTACATAAGACATACGACAACGAAAGAAGCCAGCTGCTAATGCAGGATCCTCTGCCTACTCTGGAACAGGCATTCTTTATGATTTTCACAGTTGAAAAGCAAAGGCAAGTACATACTGAAATGGCTGTCGTACCCCAACATGTGGCTTATCAATTTGCTTCAAAGGATGTCAGGAAAGAGGGTGCTGAGAGGTTTCAGACTAAGAGAAGATCATATATGGAGAAGAAAAACTTGATTTGTGCGCATTGCTATAAAACCGGTCACACTTTAGACACTTGTTTTCAAGTCCATGGTGTACCAGATTGGTACAAAACTTTgaatgaaaagaagaagaaagtcTTGGGGGTTAAGTCCTTTGCAGCTGCAGCGACCAATGAACAACATACCTCTGCAGAAACTAATCATGCTAAGCAGATGACAGATTTAATGGTGGACCTGATCAAGCTGATGCAAAGAAGCAGTGCAGCTAGTGATCCTATCACCAGCTATTCAAATTTTGCTTGCAGCGAAGACATCGAGTTTGTTGGTAATGTTTCTACACCCTCAGGAATTGATTTGGGTTGTTGGATATTGGACACTAGAGCTACAAACCATATATGCACTAATCTTCATCTATTCCATTCACTTGCTATTCCTTCACAACCCAAACACGTTCATCTCCCTGATGGAACATATAAAACAGCTGCATATGTTGGTACAGTTCAGTTAAATCATTATATTACCCTCACTCAAGTCCTATACCTTCCCTCCTTCTCTATTAACTTGTTGTTTGTTAGCCAACTCTGTCGTGATACCTCTTATGTCTTTCACTTTACTGATTCAAAGTGTTTATTGCAGGACCAAGCTAGCAAAGCCATCTTAATTGAAGGACATATACACAGAAATTTGTACGTTGTTAGGCAGTTGTCTCATCAAAATCCTTTCCACTCCTCTGTACTTTGTAATGTTGTAAACTGACATTGTAATCTTCAAACCTGGCATCACAGGTTGGGTCATGTTCCTCTGCCAATAATGAAATGTATTCCTTTTCTCACTTCTGTTACTGTGGACTCTATTGAGCTTTGTGAAAACTTTGTGAGACATGTCACAAAGCTAAGCAAGTTAGAACCTGTTTTCCTTCGAGCTTATCTCAAACTGAAGCTCCTTTTGATTTAGTTCACCTGGACGTTTGGGGACCCTACACTACGTATACCATTTCAAACTGCAGCTACATATTAACTGTCCTAGATGATCATTCATGTTCCCTTTGGACTTACCtcttaaaacaaaaatcacaagTAGTTCATGTCCTTAAGTCCTTCATTTCCATGGTTAGAAACCAATATTCTAAAGAAATTAAGGTGATTAGGTCCGATAATGGCTCTGAATTCTTGAACAAAGAATGTCAAACCTTTTGCAATGAGATCGGGATTGTACACCAAACATCTTGCGCCTACACACCCCAACAAAATGGGAGAATAGAACGCAAGCATAGGCAACTTTTGAATGTGGCTCGAGCTTTGCTTTTTCAGGCGTCAATGCCTCTTAAATTTTGGGCCGACTCTATACTCACTGCAACCTACCTAATCAATAGGACACCTTCCAAAATCCTTCAATGGAAAACACCCTTCGAAAAACTTACTGGAAATCCCCCAACCTATCATCATATTCGTACCTTTGGAAGCCTATATTTTGCAACTAATGTTGATCCCCAGAAGTCTAAGTTTCATCCTAGAGCCAGTAAATG
The window above is part of the Sesamum indicum cultivar Zhongzhi No. 13 linkage group LG2, S_indicum_v1.0, whole genome shotgun sequence genome. Proteins encoded here:
- the LOC105156288 gene encoding vesicle-associated protein 2-1, producing the protein MTVAANHLISVQPEDLKFQFELEKQSYCDLKITSNTENHVAFKVKTTSPKKYFVRPNTGVLHPWGSCVIRVTLQAQREYPPNMQCKDKFLLQSTIVPPNTTVDELQQDTFNKECNNTIEECKLRVVYMAPHSAHGSFEDGIGLNFDSNSNQGLQRLKDERDEAIRQTKQLQQDLEILKRRKSRKNMPGLSIKFSLLVGLIGITVGFLLNLLVSSPSAQ